In one Streptomyces marincola genomic region, the following are encoded:
- a CDS encoding ATP synthase F0 subunit B: MDVQQKLDEIVAAIRGAKSMPMSASCVINRSELLGRLEEVRRALPDSIAEAREVLGGREQVVAEARQEARRIVEAAHAERGSLVDGTEIVQRAQDEASRILAAARQEAEEVKAEADDYVDSKLANFEVVLGKTIGSVDRGRTKLLGPERGEPQELLAQADAYVEAQFGAIEAVLTKTLEAVGRGRQKLTGHRPIDELAEHVAAQEARDAGEGTGPGEGYFDPRAEQDTYDYLGVPQPRSVPQPPPPPQAPQAPAPAIAAADPAANGWAASPPSYAPGAQDGTQGAYDAQAGYAETAYGAAGYASGGYGAQDGYGPDGYGTAQPGYAADPRAQQGYGHQAPGTLEETSLFDTGMIDAEHLRRYQQGHS, encoded by the coding sequence GTGGACGTACAGCAGAAACTTGACGAGATCGTCGCGGCGATCCGCGGTGCCAAGAGCATGCCGATGTCGGCGTCCTGCGTGATCAACAGGTCGGAGCTGCTCGGCAGGCTGGAAGAGGTGCGCCGGGCGCTGCCCGACTCGATCGCCGAGGCGCGCGAGGTGCTGGGCGGGCGCGAGCAGGTCGTCGCCGAGGCCAGGCAGGAGGCGCGCCGCATCGTCGAGGCGGCGCACGCCGAACGCGGTTCCCTCGTCGACGGCACGGAGATCGTCCAGCGTGCCCAGGACGAGGCGTCCCGCATCCTGGCCGCCGCCCGCCAGGAGGCCGAGGAGGTCAAGGCCGAGGCGGACGACTACGTGGACAGCAAGCTGGCCAACTTCGAGGTCGTCCTCGGCAAGACGATCGGCTCGGTCGACCGCGGCAGGACCAAGCTGCTCGGCCCCGAGCGGGGCGAGCCGCAAGAACTGCTCGCGCAGGCGGACGCCTACGTGGAGGCGCAGTTCGGCGCCATCGAGGCGGTGCTCACCAAGACGCTCGAAGCGGTCGGCCGGGGCCGGCAGAAGCTGACCGGCCACCGCCCCATCGACGAGCTGGCCGAACACGTCGCCGCCCAGGAGGCCCGCGACGCGGGCGAGGGCACGGGTCCTGGCGAGGGCTACTTCGACCCGCGGGCCGAGCAGGACACCTACGACTACCTCGGCGTTCCCCAGCCGCGGTCCGTTCCCCAGCCGCCTCCGCCGCCCCAGGCACCCCAGGCGCCGGCCCCGGCGATCGCGGCGGCCGATCCGGCCGCGAACGGCTGGGCCGCGAGCCCGCCGTCCTACGCCCCCGGGGCGCAGGACGGGACCCAGGGCGCGTACGACGCGCAGGCGGGGTACGCGGAGACGGCCTACGGCGCGGCCGGCTACGCGTCCGGCGGGTACGGGGCGCAGGACGGCTACGGGCCCGACGGCTACGGCACCGCGCAGCCCGGCTACGCGGCGGACCCGCGGGCGCAGCAGGGGTACGGCCACCAGGCGCCCGGCACGCTGGAGGAGACCAGCCTGTTCGACACGGGCATGATCGACGCGGAGCACCTGCGCCGCTACCAGCAGGGTCACTCCTGA
- a CDS encoding YceD family protein codes for MFDTRELGRRPGALKRLARTVEAPDDFGTDVIGVRRGAELHVELRMESVMEGVLVTGTVHAPLTGECVRCLEPLAREASADFQEMFSYPDSESSLRRPAEPDEEEGDEETLFLQGDLFDLEPVLRDAVVLSLPLQPVCREDCPGLCPDCGTPLAQDPDHGHEEPVDIRWAALQEFAGRARSDESAGQDKQEKPPRGSEDDPQEK; via the coding sequence GTGTTCGACACACGTGAGCTGGGGCGTCGTCCCGGTGCGCTCAAACGGCTCGCACGCACGGTGGAGGCCCCTGACGACTTCGGTACGGACGTCATCGGCGTGCGCCGGGGTGCCGAGCTGCACGTGGAGCTGCGCATGGAGTCCGTCATGGAGGGGGTGCTGGTCACCGGTACCGTGCACGCCCCGCTGACGGGGGAGTGCGTAAGGTGTCTTGAGCCGCTGGCCCGTGAGGCGTCGGCGGACTTCCAGGAGATGTTCTCCTACCCCGACTCCGAGAGTTCGCTCCGTCGCCCGGCGGAGCCGGACGAGGAGGAGGGCGACGAGGAAACGCTGTTCCTTCAGGGCGACTTGTTCGACCTTGAACCCGTGCTGCGGGACGCGGTGGTGCTGTCACTGCCCCTACAGCCGGTCTGCCGGGAGGACTGCCCGGGTCTGTGCCCCGATTGCGGGACACCGCTCGCGCAGGACCCCGACCACGGGCACGAGGAGCCGGTCGACATCCGTTGGGCGGCCCTTCAGGAGTTCGCCGGGCGTGCGCGTTCCGACGAGTCCGCCGGGCAAGACAAGCAAGAGAAGCCACCTCGCGGCAGCGAGGACGATCCACAGGAGAAGTAG
- the rpmF gene encoding 50S ribosomal protein L32 has translation MAVPKRKMSRSNTRHRRSQWKAAVPTLVRCERCQEPRLQHTACGNCGTYNRRQVLEV, from the coding sequence GTGGCTGTTCCGAAGCGGAAGATGTCGCGCAGCAACACGCGCCACCGCCGGTCGCAGTGGAAGGCTGCGGTCCCCACTCTGGTGCGTTGCGAGCGCTGCCAGGAACCGAGGTTGCAGCACACCGCGTGCGGCAACTGCGGCACGTACAACCGCCGCCAGGTCCTCGAGGTCTGA
- the rnc gene encoding ribonuclease III gives MSHARRSQPQASVDTASSLAILEGRLGYRLEPALLVRALTHRSYAYENGGLPTNERLEFLGDSVLGLVVTDTLYRRHPDLAEGQLAKLRAAVVQARALAEVARGLDLGAFVRLGRGEEGTGGRNKASILADTLEAVIGAVYLDQGLSAADELVHRLFDPVIERSSNLGAGLDWKTSLQELSAAESLGVPEYVITETGPDHEKIFTAAARVGGETYGTGTGRSKKEAEQQAAETAWRAIRAAIDGEQGHAAADGAPVA, from the coding sequence ATGTCACACGCCAGGAGGTCGCAACCCCAGGCGTCGGTGGACACGGCCTCGTCCCTCGCGATTCTGGAAGGGCGGCTCGGCTACCGGCTTGAGCCCGCCCTTCTGGTGCGTGCGCTGACCCACCGCAGCTATGCCTACGAGAACGGTGGCCTGCCCACCAACGAGCGGCTTGAGTTCCTCGGGGACTCCGTCCTCGGGCTGGTCGTCACCGACACGCTCTACCGCAGGCATCCGGACCTCGCCGAGGGGCAGCTCGCCAAGCTGCGCGCCGCGGTCGTCCAGGCCCGGGCCCTCGCGGAGGTGGCGCGCGGTCTCGATCTCGGCGCCTTCGTCCGGCTCGGGCGGGGCGAGGAGGGCACCGGCGGACGGAACAAGGCGTCGATCCTCGCCGACACACTGGAGGCGGTGATCGGCGCGGTCTACCTCGACCAGGGGCTCTCCGCGGCCGACGAACTGGTGCACCGGTTGTTCGACCCGGTCATCGAGCGCTCCTCGAACCTCGGCGCGGGTCTGGACTGGAAGACGAGTCTCCAGGAACTGAGCGCGGCCGAGAGCCTCGGCGTGCCCGAGTACGTGATCACGGAGACCGGCCCGGACCACGAAAAGATCTTCACCGCTGCGGCCCGTGTGGGTGGCGAGACCTACGGCACCGGCACTGGCCGCAGCAAGAAGGAAGCCGAGCAGCAGGCGGCCGAGACCGCCTGGCGCGCCATCCGGGCGGCGATCGACGGCGAGCAGGGGCACGCGGCGGCGGACGGGGCGCCCGTTGCCTGA
- the mutM gene encoding bifunctional DNA-formamidopyrimidine glycosylase/DNA-(apurinic or apyrimidinic site) lyase, whose protein sequence is MPELPEVEVVRRGLARWVGGRTVEAAEVLHPRAVRRHLAGAEDFADRMRGMAVTDVRRRGKYLWLPFENGVALLAHLGMSGQLLVHQERAPDEKHLRVRVTFTDLARGELRFVDQRTFGGLSLHPLTEAGVPDVIGHIARDPLDEEFDEDAFHAALRRRRTTLKRALLDQSLISGVGNIYADEALWRAGLHYDRPTASLSRRGTAELVRHVRDVMTAALAVGGTSFDSLYVNVNGQSGYFSRSLDVYGREGEPCRRCGGPVRRRPWMNRSSYFCPRCQRAPRTGAGAARA, encoded by the coding sequence TTGCCTGAGCTGCCGGAGGTCGAGGTCGTCAGGCGCGGCCTCGCCCGCTGGGTCGGCGGCCGCACCGTCGAGGCCGCCGAGGTGCTGCATCCGCGGGCGGTCCGCCGGCATTTGGCCGGCGCCGAGGACTTCGCCGACCGCATGCGGGGCATGGCGGTGACCGACGTGCGCCGTCGCGGCAAGTACCTGTGGCTGCCGTTCGAGAACGGTGTCGCCCTGCTCGCGCACCTGGGCATGAGCGGGCAGCTGCTCGTCCACCAGGAGCGCGCCCCGGACGAGAAGCACCTGCGCGTGCGCGTCACGTTCACCGATCTCGCGCGCGGCGAGCTGCGGTTCGTCGACCAGCGCACCTTCGGCGGGCTTTCGCTGCACCCCCTGACCGAGGCAGGCGTTCCCGACGTCATCGGCCACATCGCGCGCGACCCGCTGGACGAGGAGTTCGACGAGGACGCCTTCCACGCGGCGCTGCGCCGTCGCAGGACCACACTCAAGCGCGCCCTGCTCGACCAGTCGCTCATCAGCGGAGTGGGCAACATCTACGCCGACGAGGCCCTGTGGCGGGCCGGGCTGCACTACGACCGCCCGACCGCGTCCCTCAGCCGCCGCGGCACCGCGGAGCTGGTGCGGCACGTCCGCGACGTGATGACCGCGGCGCTCGCCGTGGGCGGCACCAGCTTCGACAGCCTGTACGTCAACGTGAACGGGCAGTCGGGCTACTTCTCACGATCGCTCGATGTCTACGGGCGCGAGGGCGAGCCGTGCCGCAGGTGCGGTGGTCCCGTGCGCCGCCGCCCGTGGATGAACCGGTCGAGCTACTTCTGCCCGCGCTGCCAGCGCGCGCCGCGGACCGGCGCGGGCGCCGCGAGGGCCTGA
- a CDS encoding CAP domain-containing protein gives MGRHRRRRGHARTGLIGASAALTVGAVAVGTGLLPGIGDSLSGSGTDDVRAQDQEAGAARPTPPGQKPERTPGSATPETATEEESAEETAEPKDEESEEESAAPPAPEPSPAPSSGPPAGGTPEEEPPPAPPAPEPTTAPPPPSEDHEPSQDPGGTEAEAVLALVNEERARAGCQPLALDPALGALAAAHSRDMAERGYFGHTDPDGATPWDRAAAAGVDHLGGENIARGQQDAASVMAGWMSSEGHRANILNCDFTTLGVGVHHADGGPWWTQNFGF, from the coding sequence ATGGGACGCCATCGCCGCCGCCGCGGCCACGCGCGCACCGGTCTGATCGGCGCCTCCGCGGCGCTGACCGTGGGCGCGGTGGCCGTCGGAACGGGCCTGCTGCCCGGCATCGGGGACAGCCTGAGCGGGTCGGGGACCGACGACGTGCGGGCCCAGGACCAGGAGGCCGGCGCGGCCCGCCCCACCCCGCCCGGGCAGAAGCCGGAACGGACCCCCGGAAGCGCGACTCCCGAGACCGCCACCGAGGAGGAGAGCGCCGAGGAGACCGCGGAGCCGAAGGACGAGGAGTCGGAGGAGGAGTCCGCCGCCCCGCCGGCGCCCGAGCCCTCCCCCGCCCCCTCCTCCGGCCCCCCGGCCGGCGGGACGCCGGAGGAGGAGCCGCCGCCCGCGCCCCCGGCTCCCGAACCCACCACGGCGCCACCGCCGCCGAGCGAGGACCACGAGCCGAGCCAGGACCCGGGCGGCACCGAGGCCGAGGCGGTGCTCGCGCTCGTGAACGAGGAGAGGGCGCGGGCCGGCTGCCAACCGCTCGCACTCGATCCCGCGCTCGGCGCCCTCGCCGCGGCGCACAGCCGCGACATGGCGGAACGGGGCTACTTCGGCCACACCGACCCCGACGGCGCGACCCCCTGGGACCGGGCCGCCGCCGCGGGCGTCGACCACCTCGGCGGCGAGAACATAGCCCGCGGCCAGCAGGACGCCGCTTCCGTCATGGCCGGCTGGATGTCCAGCGAGGGACACCGCGCCAACATTCTGAACTGCGACTTCACCACCCTGGGCGTCGGCGTGCACCACGCGGACGGCGGCCCCTGGTGGACCCAGAACTTCGGCTTCTGA
- a CDS encoding acylphosphatase — MCPSPPHAPPPADSAVPVRMTAWVRGHVQGVGFRWHTRARALAIGELRGFALNTADGRVQVVAEGPGERCLSLLRWLREGDTPGRVEGVTEIWDTPRGGYEGFAIR, encoded by the coding sequence ATGTGTCCCTCACCACCGCACGCACCGCCCCCGGCCGACAGCGCCGTCCCCGTCCGGATGACCGCGTGGGTGCGCGGCCATGTGCAGGGCGTCGGCTTCCGCTGGCACACGAGGGCCAGGGCGCTGGCCATCGGTGAGCTGCGGGGTTTCGCGCTCAACACCGCCGACGGGCGGGTCCAGGTCGTGGCGGAGGGCCCGGGGGAGCGGTGCCTGTCGCTGCTGCGGTGGCTCCGGGAGGGCGACACGCCCGGACGCGTCGAGGGCGTCACCGAGATATGGGACACACCCAGGGGCGGATACGAAGGGTTCGCGATCCGCTGA
- the smc gene encoding chromosome segregation protein SMC has product MHLKSLTLRGFKSFASATTLRFEPGITCVVGPNGSGKSNVVDALSWVMGEQGAKSLRGGKMEDVIFAGTTGRPPLGRAEVSLTIDNADGALPIDYTEVTITRTMFRNGGSEYQINGNTCRLLDVQDLLSDSGIGREMHVIVGQGQLDSVLHADPTGRRAFIEEAAGVLKHRKRKEKALRKLDAMQANLARVQDLTDELRRQLKPLGRQAAVARRAAVIQADLRDARLRLLADDLVTQRAALRAEIADEAALKERKEAAEARLREAARRESELEQEVRTLVPRVERAQATWYELSQLAERVRGTVSLADARVTSSRAQVPEERRGRDPEDMEREAARIREQEAELTAALDAAGRALDDTVEHRAELERRLADEERRLKDVARAIADRREGLARLTGQANAARGKAASARAEIERLTAARDEALARASAAQEEYEALRAEVEGLGAGDTELARAHEAAGRELAEADTALSEAREAVTATERERAALSARHEALALGLRRKDGTGALLAAADRVAGLLGPAAELLSVTPGYEVPVAAALGAAADAVAVEGTAAAAEALAMLRKDDAGRAALLVGGAPEAGGQGRALPTDPARPAAADLVSGPESLLPAVRRLLRDTVVVGTLEDARELVARHPGLTAVTAEGDLLSAHLAQGGSAGAPSLLEVQASVDEAAAGLARLERRAVELTAARERAAERRAACAAAVEELARRRSAAERARAEVAQDLGRLSGQAKGAAGEAERAGAAVERAGDELARAQERAEELAERLAVAEEAADGDEEPDTTVRDRLAADGANARQTEMEARLQVRTHEERVKGLAGRADALDRAARAEREARARAERRRARMRHEGEVAAAVATGARQLLAHVEVSLARAVAEREAAERARAERETALTAERNAGRGLKEELDKLTDSVHRGEVLGAEKRLRIEQLETRALEELGVEPEVLVREYGPDQPVPPSPSVAGEEGAAGDGAPEEPGPFVRAEQEKRLRAAERAYRQLGKVNPLALEEFAALEERHQFLSEQLDDLKKTRTDLLQVVKEVDERVEQVFTAAYHDTAREFEGVFSRLFPGGEGRLLLTDPSDMLTTGVEVEARPPGKKVKRLSLLSGGERSLTAVALLVSIFKARPSPFYVMDEVEAALDDTNLQRLIRIMEELKDSSQLIVITHQKRTMEVADALYGVSMQGDGVSKVISQRLAS; this is encoded by the coding sequence GTGCACCTCAAGAGCCTGACCCTGCGCGGGTTCAAGTCCTTCGCATCGGCCACGACACTGCGCTTCGAGCCCGGCATCACCTGCGTGGTCGGTCCGAACGGCTCGGGCAAATCCAATGTGGTGGACGCGCTTTCCTGGGTGATGGGGGAGCAGGGGGCCAAGTCGCTGCGCGGCGGCAAGATGGAGGACGTCATTTTCGCCGGGACCACGGGGCGCCCGCCCCTGGGCCGCGCCGAGGTGTCGCTGACCATTGACAATGCCGACGGCGCGCTGCCGATCGACTACACCGAGGTCACCATTACGCGGACCATGTTCCGCAACGGCGGCAGCGAATACCAGATCAACGGAAACACCTGCCGCCTTCTCGATGTGCAGGACCTGCTCTCGGACTCCGGCATCGGCCGCGAGATGCACGTGATCGTCGGGCAGGGCCAGCTCGATTCGGTGCTGCACGCCGACCCCACCGGCCGCCGTGCGTTCATCGAGGAGGCGGCCGGCGTCCTCAAGCACCGCAAGCGCAAGGAGAAGGCGCTGCGGAAGCTCGACGCCATGCAGGCCAACCTGGCCCGGGTCCAGGACCTCACCGACGAGTTGAGGCGCCAGCTGAAACCGCTCGGCCGGCAGGCCGCGGTCGCGAGGAGGGCCGCCGTCATCCAGGCCGACCTCCGGGACGCCAGGCTGCGGCTGCTCGCGGACGACCTGGTCACCCAGCGCGCCGCGCTGCGCGCCGAGATCGCGGACGAGGCGGCCCTCAAGGAGCGCAAGGAAGCGGCCGAGGCGCGGCTGCGGGAGGCCGCGCGCCGGGAGTCGGAGCTGGAGCAGGAGGTCAGGACGCTCGTCCCGCGCGTGGAGCGGGCCCAGGCGACCTGGTACGAGCTCTCGCAACTGGCGGAACGGGTGCGCGGCACGGTGAGCCTGGCCGACGCGAGGGTCACCAGCTCCCGCGCCCAGGTGCCCGAGGAGCGCCGCGGCCGGGACCCGGAGGACATGGAACGCGAGGCCGCCCGAATCCGCGAGCAGGAGGCGGAGCTGACGGCGGCGCTCGACGCGGCCGGCCGCGCGCTCGACGACACGGTCGAGCACCGGGCGGAACTCGAACGCCGGCTGGCCGACGAGGAGCGGCGCCTCAAGGACGTCGCGCGCGCCATCGCCGACCGCAGGGAGGGCCTGGCCCGGCTGACCGGCCAGGCCAACGCCGCCCGCGGCAAGGCGGCATCCGCCCGCGCCGAGATCGAACGCCTCACCGCCGCCCGGGACGAGGCCCTGGCGCGGGCCTCGGCCGCGCAGGAGGAGTACGAGGCGCTGCGCGCCGAGGTCGAGGGCCTCGGCGCGGGGGACACCGAACTGGCGCGGGCGCACGAAGCGGCCGGGCGCGAGCTGGCCGAGGCCGACACCGCGCTCTCCGAGGCGCGCGAGGCCGTCACCGCGACCGAGCGGGAGCGGGCCGCGCTCTCCGCGCGCCACGAGGCGCTCGCCCTGGGGCTGCGGCGCAAGGACGGCACCGGCGCGCTGCTCGCGGCGGCCGACCGGGTCGCTGGGCTGCTCGGCCCCGCCGCCGAACTCCTGAGCGTGACTCCCGGTTACGAGGTGCCCGTCGCCGCCGCGCTCGGCGCGGCGGCGGACGCGGTCGCCGTCGAGGGCACGGCCGCGGCGGCCGAGGCGCTGGCCATGCTGCGCAAGGACGACGCGGGCCGCGCCGCGCTGCTGGTCGGCGGCGCGCCCGAGGCCGGTGGGCAGGGCCGGGCACTGCCCACCGACCCCGCGCGGCCCGCCGCCGCCGACCTGGTGAGCGGCCCCGAGAGTCTGCTGCCGGCCGTGCGCCGCCTTCTGCGCGACACCGTGGTGGTCGGCACCCTTGAGGACGCGCGCGAGCTGGTCGCACGCCACCCCGGGCTGACGGCGGTCACCGCGGAGGGCGACCTGCTGTCCGCCCACCTGGCCCAGGGCGGATCGGCGGGCGCCCCCAGCCTGCTTGAGGTCCAGGCGTCCGTCGACGAGGCGGCGGCCGGTCTCGCCCGCCTGGAGCGGCGGGCCGTCGAACTCACCGCGGCCCGGGAGCGGGCCGCGGAGCGCCGCGCGGCGTGCGCGGCGGCGGTGGAGGAGCTGGCGCGACGGCGCAGCGCGGCGGAGCGGGCCAGGGCCGAGGTGGCCCAGGACCTGGGCCGGCTCTCCGGGCAGGCCAAAGGCGCGGCGGGCGAGGCGGAACGCGCCGGCGCCGCCGTCGAACGGGCGGGTGACGAGCTGGCGCGGGCGCAGGAGCGGGCCGAGGAGCTGGCCGAACGGCTCGCCGTCGCCGAGGAGGCGGCCGACGGGGACGAGGAGCCGGACACCACGGTCAGGGACCGGCTGGCCGCCGACGGCGCGAACGCGCGGCAGACCGAGATGGAGGCCCGCCTCCAGGTCCGCACCCACGAGGAGCGGGTCAAGGGCCTGGCCGGCCGGGCCGACGCGCTGGACCGGGCGGCGCGCGCGGAGCGCGAGGCGCGGGCGCGTGCCGAGCGGCGGCGGGCGCGGATGCGGCACGAGGGAGAGGTGGCCGCCGCGGTGGCCACGGGGGCACGGCAGCTGCTGGCCCACGTCGAGGTGTCGCTCGCGCGCGCGGTCGCGGAGCGGGAGGCCGCCGAGCGGGCCAGGGCGGAACGGGAAACGGCCCTGACGGCGGAACGGAACGCCGGCCGCGGCCTGAAGGAGGAGCTGGACAAGCTCACTGACTCGGTGCACCGGGGCGAGGTGCTCGGGGCGGAGAAGCGGCTGCGGATCGAGCAACTGGAGACGCGCGCCCTGGAGGAACTGGGCGTGGAGCCGGAGGTGCTGGTCCGCGAGTACGGTCCCGACCAGCCCGTTCCGCCGTCGCCCTCGGTGGCGGGCGAGGAGGGCGCGGCCGGCGACGGCGCGCCGGAGGAGCCCGGTCCCTTCGTGCGGGCGGAGCAGGAGAAGCGGCTGCGCGCGGCCGAGCGCGCGTACCGGCAGCTCGGCAAGGTCAACCCGCTGGCGCTTGAGGAGTTCGCCGCGCTTGAGGAGCGCCACCAGTTCCTGAGCGAGCAGCTCGACGACCTGAAGAAGACGCGGACCGACCTCCTTCAGGTCGTGAAGGAAGTGGACGAGCGGGTGGAGCAGGTGTTCACCGCCGCCTACCACGACACCGCGCGCGAGTTCGAGGGCGTGTTCTCGCGGCTGTTCCCCGGCGGCGAGGGGCGCCTGCTGCTCACCGATCCCTCGGACATGCTGACCACGGGCGTCGAGGTGGAGGCCAGGCCGCCGGGCAAGAAGGTCAAGCGGCTCTCCCTGCTCTCCGGGGGCGAACGCTCCCTCACGGCCGTCGCCCTGCTGGTCTCGATCTTCAAGGCCAGGCCGAGCCCGTTCTACGTCATGGACGAGGTCGAGGCGGCCCTCGACGACACCAACCTCCAGCGGCTCATCCGGATCATGGAGGAGCTGAAGGACAGCTCGCAGCTGATCGTGATCACGCACCAGAAGCGGACCATGGAGGTCGCCGACGCCCTGTACGGCGTGTCGATGCAGGGGGACGGGGTCTCCAAGGTCATCAGCCAGCGCCTCGCCTCCTGA
- a CDS encoding sugar porter family MFS transporter gives MSTTATSGRGGRGTRAPHLRYVIYIAATAALGGFLFGYDSSVINGAVEGIRGRFDVSSGTLGTVVAIALLGAALGAVAAGRLADRLGRIRVMRIAAALFMVSAIGSMLPFTVWDLAFWRTVGGVAIGMASVIAPAYIAEVSPSEYRGRLASFQQAAIVLGIALSQLVNWGLVTLADGDQRGDLLGLEAWQVMLGVEALPALVYGLMTFGIPESPRHLVARGRTDEARRVLADVEGPGTDLDARIAEIHDRIAGERRSSWRDLVGGRAGLLPIVYVGIGLSVFQQLVGINVIFYYSNSLWQSVGIDPDDSFFYSFTTSIINIVGTVIAMLLVDRIGRRALLLIGSVGMTLMLGLTAWAFSYTRGTGEDIRLPDAQGTAALVGAHGFVLFFALSWGVVVWVLLGEMFPNRLRAAALGVAASAQWIANWAISQSFPTLSEWNLSGAYVMYTVFALLSIPFLLAFVPETKGKSLEEMG, from the coding sequence GTGAGCACCACCGCGACATCGGGCCGGGGCGGGCGGGGCACCCGCGCGCCCCACCTCAGGTACGTGATCTACATAGCCGCCACGGCAGCGCTCGGCGGCTTCCTGTTCGGCTACGACAGCTCCGTGATCAACGGAGCGGTGGAAGGTATCCGCGGCAGGTTCGACGTCTCCTCGGGGACGCTCGGCACCGTCGTCGCGATCGCGCTGCTCGGCGCCGCGCTCGGCGCGGTGGCGGCCGGGCGGCTGGCCGACCGCCTGGGCCGCATCCGCGTGATGCGGATCGCCGCCGCGCTGTTCATGGTCAGCGCCATCGGCTCGATGCTGCCGTTCACCGTGTGGGACCTGGCGTTCTGGCGCACGGTCGGCGGTGTCGCCATCGGCATGGCCTCCGTCATCGCCCCCGCCTACATCGCGGAGGTCTCGCCCTCCGAGTACCGGGGCCGCCTCGCCTCGTTCCAGCAGGCCGCGATCGTCCTCGGCATCGCGCTCTCCCAGCTGGTCAACTGGGGTCTGGTCACGCTCGCCGACGGCGACCAGCGCGGCGACCTGCTCGGCCTTGAGGCCTGGCAGGTCATGCTCGGCGTCGAGGCGCTGCCCGCCCTGGTCTACGGGCTGATGACGTTCGGCATCCCCGAGTCGCCGCGCCACCTGGTCGCCCGCGGCCGGACCGACGAGGCCAGGCGGGTGCTCGCGGACGTCGAGGGGCCGGGCACCGACCTGGACGCCAGGATCGCGGAGATCCACGACCGGATCGCCGGCGAGCGCCGGTCCAGCTGGCGCGACCTCGTCGGCGGCCGGGCGGGGCTGCTGCCCATCGTGTACGTGGGCATCGGCCTTTCCGTGTTCCAGCAGCTCGTCGGCATCAACGTGATCTTCTACTACTCGAACTCGCTGTGGCAGTCCGTCGGCATCGACCCGGACGACTCGTTCTTCTACTCCTTCACCACGTCCATCATCAACATCGTCGGCACCGTGATCGCGATGCTGCTCGTCGACCGCATCGGGCGCAGGGCGCTGCTGCTGATCGGCTCGGTCGGCATGACGCTGATGCTCGGGCTCACCGCGTGGGCCTTCTCCTACACCCGGGGCACGGGCGAGGACATCAGGCTGCCCGACGCACAGGGAACGGCCGCACTGGTCGGGGCGCACGGCTTCGTGCTGTTCTTCGCGCTCTCGTGGGGCGTCGTGGTCTGGGTGCTGCTCGGCGAGATGTTCCCCAACCGCCTGCGTGCCGCCGCGCTGGGCGTCGCGGCCTCCGCCCAGTGGATCGCGAACTGGGCGATCAGCCAGAGCTTCCCCACCCTCTCGGAGTGGAACCTGTCGGGCGCCTATGTGATGTACACCGTCTTCGCGCTGCTGTCGATACCGTTCCTGCTGGCCTTCGTCCCGGAGACCAAGGGCAAGTCGCTTGAGGAGATGGGCTGA